In the Tribolium castaneum strain GA2 chromosome 1, icTriCast1.1, whole genome shotgun sequence genome, one interval contains:
- the LOC660434 gene encoding protein tramtrack, beta isoform isoform X2 yields MATTEQFSLRWNNFHSNLTAGFHELLESSEMVDVTLAVEGHFFQAHKVVLSICSPYFKQMFKVNPCKHPIVILKDVAHDNMKDILEFMYMGEVNVLRENLATFLRTAELLQVKGLTGDDSSETSSRKDDKSESIADNEDDPDLSQFNHLIDSDVELPPYTTPRVPTPPPLNVKRQAKSSIQNSSSKRAKSESLPNKPIKVETEVNTPQNDENDFSESNPTLKPEKSVTELDEAKDNLKQILENNFTSAANTDANLSDQDEKYSPEQKVYVYCPYCYRKFVNRYNLKVHIRDKHEDSPSDLDCRVCGKVMRNRSCLRVHMYHHRKQQLEATCAVPIS; encoded by the exons ATGGCCACGACTGAGCAGTTTTCGTTACGTTGGAACAATTTCCATTCTAACCTCACTGCGGGCTTCCATGAGCTGCTCGAATCCTCGGAAATGGTCGATGTCACGTTGGCTGTGGAAGGGCACTTTTTTCAGGCCCATAAAGTCGTGCTTTCGATATGTAGCccctattttaagcaaatgtTTAAAGTCAATCCCTGCAAACACCCCATCGTTATCCTCAAGGACGTGGCTCATGACAACATGAAGGACATCCTGGAGTTCATGTACATGGGGGAGGTGAACGTCCTGAGGGAGAATCTCGCCACGTTTTTGCGCACGGCGGAGCTGCTCCAGGTCAAGGGATTGACGGGAGATGACTCG aGTGAGACTTCGTCTCGCAAAGACGACAAATCGGAATCAATCGCCGATAACGAAGATGACCCCGACCTCTCCcaatttaatcatttaatcGACTCAGATGTGGAGTTACCGCCTTATACAACCCCTAGAGTTCCTACACCGCCGCCCTTAAATGTGAAACGTCAAGCCAAATCGTCAATCCAAAACTCAAGTAGCAAACGAGCCAAATCCGAGTCATTGCCCAATAAGCCGATAAAAGTGGAAACTGAAGTCAATACGCCTCAAAATGACGAAAACGATTTTTCCGAAAGTAATCCTACTCTCAAGCCGGAAAAAAGTGTAACCGAACTGGACGAAGCCAAAGATAACTTGAAACAGatcttagaaaataattttacaagtGCTGCAAACACCGATGCAAATTTAAGCGATCAAG ATGAGAAATACTCGCCGGAGCAGAAAGTGTACGTTTACTGCCCGTACTGTTATCGCAAGTTCGTCAATCGCTATAATCTGAAGGTGCACATCCGAGACAAGCACGAGGACAGCCCCAGCGACTTAGACTGTAGGGTTTGTGGTAAGGTAATGCGAAATAGGAGCTGTCTACGCGTACACATGTACCACCATCGCAAGCAGCAATTGGAGGCCACGTGCGCCGTTCCAATcagttaa
- the LOC660434 gene encoding protein tramtrack, beta isoform isoform X1 has product MATTEQFSLRWNNFHSNLTAGFHELLESSEMVDVTLAVEGHFFQAHKVVLSICSPYFKQMFKVNPCKHPIVILKDVAHDNMKDILEFMYMGEVNVLRENLATFLRTAELLQVKGLTGDDSSETSSRKDDKSESIADNEDDPDLSQFNHLIDSDVELPPYTTPRVPTPPPLNVKRQAKSSIQNSSSKRAKSESLPNKPIKVETEVNTPQNDENDFSESNPTLKPEKSVTELDEAKDNLKQILENNFTSAANTDANLSDQGKPETKCINRHSYQCEKCYKKFSRRDHLRTHEKNIHGEDAGPFVCVICSQLYKNTESLRKHIAKFHFPKMSEVNQKVEVKA; this is encoded by the exons ATGGCCACGACTGAGCAGTTTTCGTTACGTTGGAACAATTTCCATTCTAACCTCACTGCGGGCTTCCATGAGCTGCTCGAATCCTCGGAAATGGTCGATGTCACGTTGGCTGTGGAAGGGCACTTTTTTCAGGCCCATAAAGTCGTGCTTTCGATATGTAGCccctattttaagcaaatgtTTAAAGTCAATCCCTGCAAACACCCCATCGTTATCCTCAAGGACGTGGCTCATGACAACATGAAGGACATCCTGGAGTTCATGTACATGGGGGAGGTGAACGTCCTGAGGGAGAATCTCGCCACGTTTTTGCGCACGGCGGAGCTGCTCCAGGTCAAGGGATTGACGGGAGATGACTCG aGTGAGACTTCGTCTCGCAAAGACGACAAATCGGAATCAATCGCCGATAACGAAGATGACCCCGACCTCTCCcaatttaatcatttaatcGACTCAGATGTGGAGTTACCGCCTTATACAACCCCTAGAGTTCCTACACCGCCGCCCTTAAATGTGAAACGTCAAGCCAAATCGTCAATCCAAAACTCAAGTAGCAAACGAGCCAAATCCGAGTCATTGCCCAATAAGCCGATAAAAGTGGAAACTGAAGTCAATACGCCTCAAAATGACGAAAACGATTTTTCCGAAAGTAATCCTACTCTCAAGCCGGAAAAAAGTGTAACCGAACTGGACGAAGCCAAAGATAACTTGAAACAGatcttagaaaataattttacaagtGCTGCAAACACCGATGCAAATTTAAGCGATCAAG GGAAACCGGAAACGAAATGCATCAACAGACATTCGTATCAATGCGAGAAATGCTACAAAAAATTCTCGAGGAGAGATCATCTACGAACGCACGAGAAAAACATACACGGAGAGGACGCCGGACCGTTTGTTTGTGTCATTTGTTCGCAATTGTATAAAAACACGGAAAGTTTGCGAAAGCACATCGCCAAGTTTCATTTTCCGAAAATGAGCGAAGTTAATCAGAAGGTTGAGGTGAAggcttga
- the LOC660434 gene encoding broad-complex core protein isoform X3: MATTEQFSLRWNNFHSNLTAGFHELLESSEMVDVTLAVEGHFFQAHKVVLSICSPYFKQMFKVNPCKHPIVILKDVAHDNMKDILEFMYMGEVNVLRENLATFLRTAELLQVKGLTGDDSSETSSRKDDKSESIADNEDDPDLSQFNHLIDSDVELPPYTTPRVPTPPPLNVKRQAKSSIQNSSSKRAKSESLPNKPIKVETEVNTPQNDENDFSESNPTLKPEKSVTELDEAKDNLKQILENNFTSAANTDANLSDQATCHTCGKVMRKSSIRRHMIDVHFPTQQLPCDLCHKLFKTANSLTTHLITIHRQLKSDRYKIKQFEK, encoded by the exons ATGGCCACGACTGAGCAGTTTTCGTTACGTTGGAACAATTTCCATTCTAACCTCACTGCGGGCTTCCATGAGCTGCTCGAATCCTCGGAAATGGTCGATGTCACGTTGGCTGTGGAAGGGCACTTTTTTCAGGCCCATAAAGTCGTGCTTTCGATATGTAGCccctattttaagcaaatgtTTAAAGTCAATCCCTGCAAACACCCCATCGTTATCCTCAAGGACGTGGCTCATGACAACATGAAGGACATCCTGGAGTTCATGTACATGGGGGAGGTGAACGTCCTGAGGGAGAATCTCGCCACGTTTTTGCGCACGGCGGAGCTGCTCCAGGTCAAGGGATTGACGGGAGATGACTCG aGTGAGACTTCGTCTCGCAAAGACGACAAATCGGAATCAATCGCCGATAACGAAGATGACCCCGACCTCTCCcaatttaatcatttaatcGACTCAGATGTGGAGTTACCGCCTTATACAACCCCTAGAGTTCCTACACCGCCGCCCTTAAATGTGAAACGTCAAGCCAAATCGTCAATCCAAAACTCAAGTAGCAAACGAGCCAAATCCGAGTCATTGCCCAATAAGCCGATAAAAGTGGAAACTGAAGTCAATACGCCTCAAAATGACGAAAACGATTTTTCCGAAAGTAATCCTACTCTCAAGCCGGAAAAAAGTGTAACCGAACTGGACGAAGCCAAAGATAACTTGAAACAGatcttagaaaataattttacaagtGCTGCAAACACCGATGCAAATTTAAGCGATCAAG CCACTTGTCACACTTGTGGAAAAGTGATGCGGAAAAGCAGTATAAGAAGACACATGATCGATGTACATTTTCCGACACAACAGTTACCCTGTGATTTATGCCATAAACTATTCAAAACGGCAAATAGTCTAACCACTCATCTCATTACCATTCATAGACAATTAAAGTCGGACAGatacaaaattaaacagtTTGAGAAATAA